The Panicum virgatum strain AP13 chromosome 5K, P.virgatum_v5, whole genome shotgun sequence genome has a window encoding:
- the LOC120708985 gene encoding GPI transamidase component PIG-S-like, giving the protein MAEIAAGEAPAPPPSAPPAPSTSGEISGGQPASNPPSTGSSNPPSRTTKPGVKRLVLTASVLLSFLLGLPFLLKSTEIHRSPLPSDAITALAHRLHSNPPSFPCGLHAVFLRSGSGPSDASLASRLERAISAQLQLLPAPSTAGNVSVSVTVESAGGCSSSSSVGSRWQCGVVTTADLVLGDEVFDELLHSALGSGGGEGSMVYTVVVVEIDDAEEMRVVIGKHRHAWLVGKVDEAKAVSGVGKVFVNYFMNGGIEEGETGIGKGEFMPVGSDGNVVLSFTLLNADPSGWVYDWDFEKIGERMLDPVIEALRPIAKINVESQVLYHTPKSSYSYADDKLGGNVLSTGDIPFFVNSNEWHLDTSISATGRSKVLQFVVYVPSAKECPLYLQLPDGVISKTNAFISPMWGGVLIWNPPDCSPGSRKTRGTRKKMSSQELMEALEIFIGQLRQLFGLKPSYHSQDMDMSTKFVVSEKGFTEWELDLLYRHHACSNLLSCLTTLESLSSLVHSLPRMIVMDEIGRQVELSLEAANLAQRNATLGISDSSAVSATSARALAEDAFFHPSIMSISYASIEHYFAIYMPFFAPVCLHVLLAAIKELKRHKAERAKYSAFLASRAASS; this is encoded by the exons ATGGCGGagatcgccgccggcgaggccccagcgcctcctccttctgctcctcctgctccttccacCTCTGGCGAAATCTCCGGAGGCCAGCCTGCTTCTAATCCCCCCTCCACCGGCAGCAGCAACCCGCCGTCGCGCACGACGAAGCCCGGCGTGAAGCGCCTCGTCCTCACCGCCTCCgtcctcctctccttcctcctcg GACTGCCCTTCCTGCTGAAATCCACCGAGATccaccgctcgccgctgcctTCCGACGCAATCACTGCCCTCGCCCACCGCCTTCACTCCAATCCGCCATCCTTCCCCTGCGGCCTCCACGCGGTCTTcctccggtccggttccggccCCTCCGATGCCTCCCTCGCCAGTCGCCTCGAGCGAGCGATCTCGGCCCAGCTCCAGCTCCTCCCGGCCCCTTCCACTGCCGGTAATGTCTCGGTATCTGTCACCGTCGAGTCGGCTGGTGGCTGCTCCAGCAGCAGTAGCGTTGGTTCGCGTTGGCAATGCGGTGTTGTGACCACTGCGGACCTGGTGCTTGGTGACGAGGTGTTTGATGAATTGCTGCACTCGGCactgggcagcggcggcggggaagggtCTATGGTTTACACTGTTGTGGTTGTGGAAATTGATGATGCGGAGGAAATGAGGGTTGTTATCGGGAAGCATCGGCATGCTTGGCTGGTTGGAAAGGTTGACGAGGCTAAGGCTGTGTCAGGTGTTGGGAAGGTATTTGTCAATTATTTCATGAATGGTGGTATTGAGGAGGGTGAGACAGGCATTGGGAAGGGCGAGTTCATGCCTGTTGGATCAGATGGAAATGTTGTTCTATCCTTTACCTTGTTGAATGCTGATCCAAGTGGTTGGGTGTACGATTG GGACTTTGAAAAGATTGGTGAGAGGATGTTGGATCCTGTGATTGAGGCACTGCGACCAATTGCGAAAATTAATGTAGAGAGTCAG GTTTTGTACCACACTCCTAAGTCGTCCTATTCATATGCTGATGATAAACTCGGTGGCAATGTCCTTAGTACGGGAGACATTCCTTTCTTT GTAAATTCAAATGAGTGGCACTTGGATACATCAATTTCAGCTACAGGACGATCGAAAGTTCTTCAATTTGTGGT ATACGTTCCATCTGCAAAGGAATGCCCATTGTACTTACAACTTCCTGACGGTGTGATTTCAAAAACTAATGCATTTATATCCCCT ATGTGGGGAGGTGTTCTTATCTGGAACCCACCGGACTGTTCACCTGGTTCCAGGAAAACTCGCGGCACCCGGAAGAAAATGTCATCTCAG GAACTTATGGAGGCTCTTGAAATCTTCATTGGACAACTAAGGCAGTTGTTTGGTCTAAAACCATCTTATCACTCACAAGATATGGACATGTCAACAAAATTTGTAGTTAGTGAAAAGGGGTTCACAGAATG GGAGTTAGATTTACTATATCGACATCATGCATGTTCCAATCTGTTGTCATGTCTCACCACCTTGGAGTCTCTATCCAGTCTG GTCCATTCTCTCCCAAGAATGATTGTCATGGATGAAATTGGAAGACAG GTTGAGCTTTCTCTTGAAGCTGCAAATTTAGCTCAAAGAAATGCAACTCTAGGAATAAGTGACTCTTCAGCAG TATCTGCAACAAGTGCGAGGGCATTAGCTGAGGATGCATTTTTCCACCCATCTATTATGTCAATCAGTTATGCTTCAATTGAGCATTATTTTGCGATTTACATG CCATTTTTCGCACCGGTTTGCCTACATGTGCTGCTGGCGGCAATTAAAGAGCTGAAACGTCACAAGGCAGAGCGAGCAAAATATTCAGCATTTCTTGCTTCTCGGGCGGCATCCTCCTGA